The genomic window CTCCACCTTCGCGATCATTCTCGGCACCATGCTGATTTTTTCGAGCGTGACGCCGACGCCGGACAGCAACCTCGATTTCCTCTCGAATTTCGTGCCGTTGCCGATCATCGAAGCCGCCCATTTTCTGACCAGCATTCTCGGCCTCGGCCTCGTCGTCGCCTCCCGCGGCCTCGGGCAAAGACTTGATGGAGCCTGGTGGATCGCCCTCATTGCGGCCTCTCTTGCCCTCATCCTCTCCATCCTTAAGGCCATCGCGGTCTTCGAGGCGGTATTCCTCGGCATCTTCATCGCCGCACTCGCCCTCAATGTGCGCAGCTTCAACCGGCACGCCTCACTGGTCAAACAGGCGCTGGGACCAAGCTGGCTCGCGGCAATGGCCGTCATCATCGCTGGCGCGGCTACCATCCTCCTGTTCGTCTATCGTGATACCGATTACAGTCACGCATTGTGGTGGGAATTTGAGTTCTCCGAAGAAGCCCCCCGCGGGCTGCGCGCCCTGCTTGGTCTGGTGCTCGCTTCCTCGACCGTCGCAATTTTCAGCCTGATGCGGCCGGTCACCTTCAAGCCGGATTCCATCCAGCCGGAGGACGTGGAACGCGCCACCGACATCGTCATGCGACAGGATTCGGCCGACGCCAATCTGGTGCGCATGGGCGACAAGCATGTGATGTTTTCCGAAAGCGGCAATGCCTTCATCATGTACGGCATCCAGGGCCGCTCGTGGATCGCCTTTGCCGACCCCGTCGGCGACGAGGAGGATTTTCCTGACCTCGTCTGGCAATTCGTGGAAGCCGCCCGCGGAGCCGGCGCCCGCGCCGCCTTCTACCAAATTTCGCCCTTCCTTCTCTCCCATTGCGCCGATGCAGGCTTGCGCGCCTTCAAGCTCGGCGAGCTGGCGCTGGTTGATCTCACCGCCTTCGAACTGAAAGGCGGCAAGCTTGCCACCCTTCGCCAGTCGCTGAGCCGCGGCGCGCGCGACGGCCTCACTTTCGAGGTTATCGAGCGATCGCAGGTGCCCGATATCATGGATGAGTTGCAGCAGGTCTCCGACGGCTGGCTTGCGCACCACAATACGCGGGAAAAGCGCTTCTCGCTCGGCGCTTTCGAGCCTGATTACATTCTGTCGCAACCCGTCGCCGTGCTGCGCAAGGACGGGAAAATCACCGCCTTCGCCAATCTGATGGTGACGGAGACAAAAAAGGAAGCGACCATCGATCTCATGCGTTTTTCGGCGGATGCGCCGCGCGGCTCGATGGATTTCCTCTTCGTCAGCATCATGCAGCATCTGCGCGAGGCGGGATATGAAAGCTTCAATCTCGGCATGGCGCCCATGTCCGGCATGTCGAAGCGCGATGCCGCACCCGTCTGGGACCGTATCGGCAGCACGCTCTTCGAGCATGGCGAACGTTTCTACAACTTCAAGGGACTTCGCGCCTTCAAGGCAAAGTTCCACCCGAAATGGGAACCGCGTTACCTTGCCGTGCAGAACGGCGCAGACGCCGCTTTGGCGCTGATGGATGCAACGGTTCTGATCAGCGGCGGCGTTAGAGGAGTGATCGGAAAATGATGAAACGCAATCTGATAGGGGCATTCATTGCCGCTTCGACGCTACTCTCCTCATCTGTCGCCTTTTCTCAGGATAAGCCGGCTTATGAAACCGGCATGATCCCCGCCGACCACATCATGGTGCCTGATGGAGATATCCAGGCCAGCATTTTCCTCATCTCCGATGCCAATGGCTGGACGGATGCCGATGAGACCCTCGCCAAGGCGCTTGTCGAAAAAGGCGCCGCCGTCGTCGGCATCGACTTCAAGGAATATCTGAAGGCGCTCGAAGCCGATGACGACGAGTGCATCTACATGATCTCGGACATCGAGTCGCTGTCGCAGCAGATCCAGCGCACCGCCGGCACCGGCAGCTACCGCCAGCCGATCCTGACCGGCATCGGCAAGGGCGGCACGCTTGCGCTCGCCATGATCGCGCAGAGCCCGGTTTCCACCGTGCGGGAAGCGGTGGCGGTGGACCCGAAGGCGGGCCTGCCGCTGGAAAAGATTCTCTGCACCCCCGCAACCAAGGACAAGGTGGATGGTGAAACCGTCTACGGCCTCACCGATGGCCCCCTGCCGGCACCGGTCAGCGTCATCTTCACCCC from Agrobacterium tumefaciens includes these protein-coding regions:
- the mprF gene encoding bifunctional lysylphosphatidylglycerol flippase/synthetase MprF, which translates into the protein MADKSEVIETDIIDSPVESFFARNRPYLTAIAITLIFVMMTFAIYRLTSEVRYDDVIAALLGTSFSAVLLAIVFTALSFLSLIFYDANAIEYVGKKVRFPSMAATAFAAYAIGNTAGFGPLSGGAIRFRAYSRLGLSPGDIARVIAFVTLSFGLGLLSVSALSTFIVAPRIAAIIGFDPLVLRGGALAVIAILVITAYIGRNGKAIRLGKWQLRLPDSRTSSRQFLVSAFDIAASASVLYVLLPETHLGWPTFFAIYATAVGLGVLSHVPAGLGVFETVMVAGLGNAISVDQLLGSLVLYRVIYHVLPLVVAILVMIVSETKQFAAKPVVSDISQLAVRLAPPLLSTFAIILGTMLIFSSVTPTPDSNLDFLSNFVPLPIIEAAHFLTSILGLGLVVASRGLGQRLDGAWWIALIAASLALILSILKAIAVFEAVFLGIFIAALALNVRSFNRHASLVKQALGPSWLAAMAVIIAGAATILLFVYRDTDYSHALWWEFEFSEEAPRGLRALLGLVLASSTVAIFSLMRPVTFKPDSIQPEDVERATDIVMRQDSADANLVRMGDKHVMFSESGNAFIMYGIQGRSWIAFADPVGDEEDFPDLVWQFVEAARGAGARAAFYQISPFLLSHCADAGLRAFKLGELALVDLTAFELKGGKLATLRQSLSRGARDGLTFEVIERSQVPDIMDELQQVSDGWLAHHNTREKRFSLGAFEPDYILSQPVAVLRKDGKITAFANLMVTETKKEATIDLMRFSADAPRGSMDFLFVSIMQHLREAGYESFNLGMAPMSGMSKRDAAPVWDRIGSTLFEHGERFYNFKGLRAFKAKFHPKWEPRYLAVQNGADAALALMDATVLISGGVRGVIGK